One Purpureocillium takamizusanense chromosome 1, complete sequence genomic window carries:
- the YTA7 gene encoding TAT-binding protein-like protein 7, AAA ATPase (BUSCO:EOG092606O3~COG:O~EggNog:ENOG503NX6I) yields the protein MGSKRKRVLEDFDPNKSDSEDENFDPSEQRPQRSSKKARPSRGSRLGRKRSHRYRGSDIDEDDDEELSDSQEEGSFVDDDEEDEKDAPVNAAGRRTRKAARTFHNYKESSDGEDEDAEVIKDDEDEAPEDELAAEEEAEEPEEPQPKEELHEATSRRLVKLRVPKTATMPTTRRSTRASTADTDEFVELSNSGRHAVASRDSRSRSPEAYTRTRRSSRAMKGLKSAPEPIEPIQEATQESSAPQVDDADQPDELSQDAEIHEGKAADTEMQDIGAGDKDQEEPKEEVEATETGAGDDDDDDDVPVTRRTRASRAAASVPEEGQSDADPNTTSRRLTRGSRTKKSTQEPSSDFEPGEESEDAEMSGSDKAKNQEDDSPTPRGRSNRRAGRVSRRGDDSADEEPDFDLDELNEEARELRQSSRPRRRRRESPIAYQEHSRRSRAKVNYYMPPLTAVNIEEEEIQDPAPTPSRSRRARGGGGGGWDRNLNTTYGPFGGGGGGGSLLGGPWGTGAAGGADSDSSDDEMVHRSSVAGNVGMTPTSAAPGGLLPGGQGLAAEAVGATPNVGKIKDRKALADADPLGVDLNVDFSKVGGLQGHIDQLKEMVQLPLLYPELFAKFHVTPPRGVLFHGPPGTGKTLLARALANSVGSGGRKISFYMRKGADALSKWVGEAEKQLRLLFEEARKTQPSIIFFDEIDGLAPVRSSKQEQIHASIVSTLLALMDGMDGRGQVIVIGATNRPDNIDPALRRPGRFDREFYFPLPDIEGRRAILDIHTQDWGLSDQFKASLAEKTKGYGGADLRALCTEAALNSIQRTYPQIYSSREKLIVDPDKITVHASDFMMSIKKLIPSSERSATSGAQPLPRSVEPLLRAQFAEAKRVLDHLLPRKKKLTALEEAMYEQYQDDDHGFGREVMQQEFERSRVFRPRFLIYGVHGMGQSYVSSAILHYFEGLHVQNFDLPSLLADGRPMEQVIVGLFTEVRRHKPSVIYIPNIDAWYATLNGTVAYITFQTMLKSIQPTDPVLLLATAECEKGGLSAELVRDFFGYARKNKMEIGRPERSYRMEYFSTTLEYVKKKPAEFPDPENRKKRVLEELPIAPTIQSRPPTKADMKAAQKRDHQLLNGLKIQLQPIMDQINRRYKKFRQPVIPQAQIEYLFAESDPNFVRPDIAGSEVRPFEIVKDKHGNDVLRDTATGKCYYNLETTTIEERLSNGFYARPKDFLFDIKALAKDARNIGDKERTLKANELLSNVEVDVASIETSTAHIDWEGLYQRQLQRAKLAAERERKRAMMQTITDRFQSEQAAGNDSDSQGPVTLGEAVPGARTMARFQLRSPLSNGHGLSVEQAQESHALSNGTSNQTDGPAGPKDVDVQMSGVEDTQDATQTPAMGPPARSADQSVAAHTGMTQISQKSAVTSLPPGVSPSAVINEASTTKTSDPSTHRSSNWSTQLTNGTHGDRRNSGHDNEVDIPDTLPLPVQSQATSSDEVWPHSQAQGMARGDVAPSVTGSSQSQARPADSGFRIAGTHPPPSQDTHGEDSHLGNSGSSASQPLAVDGAVESFLVEVTDGTSGCTIEQLEQINRELMDEIWGSRHEWNRMKVLGRVTRVFNDTIGEMEITQGMDPLSQE from the exons ATGGGCAGCAAGCGGAAGAGGGTGCTGGAGGACTTCGATCCAAACAAGTCCGACTCGGAGGACGAAAATTTCGACCCAAGCGAGCAGCGGCCTCAGCGCAGCTCCAAAAAagctcggccgtctcgcggATCTCGTCTTGGCCGCAAGCGGAGCCACCGCTACCGGGGTTCCGATattgacgaggacgacgacgaagagcttTCCGAcagccaagaagaaggctcctttgtcgacgacgacgaggaggacgagaaaGACGCCcccgtcaacgccgccggTCGCCGCACCCGGAAGGCCGCTAGAACCTTTCACAATTATAAGgagagcagcgacggcgaggacgaggacgccgaggttatcaaggacgacgaagacgaggcccCGGAAGACGAGCTTGCGGCAGAAGAAGAGGCTGAGGAACCCGAGGAGCCCCAACCCAAGGAGGAGCTTCACGAAGCCACCTCGCGAAGGCTCGTCAAGCTTCGAGTCCCAAAGACCGCGACCATGCCTACCACGCGCCGGTCAACGCGCGCGAGCACTGCTGACACAGATGAGTTCGTCGAGCTTTCCAACTCgggccgccatgccgtcgcctcccGCGATTCGCGTAGTAGAAGCCCCGAGGCCTACACTCGCACTCGCAGATCGTCACGCGCCATGAAAGGCCTTAAGTCCGCCCCTGAGCCGATAGAGCCGATTCAGGAAGCGACGCAGGAGAGCAGCGCTCCTCAAGTGGATGACGCGGACCAACCCGACGAACTTTCCCAGGATGCCGAGATACACGaaggcaaggcggccgaTACGGAGATGCAGGATATCGGTGCTGGGGACAAGGATCAGGAAGAACCAAAGGAGGAAGTGGAAGCGACGGAGACAGGAgctggcgatgacgacgatgacgacgatgtccCTGTTACCCGTAGGACCCGCGCGTCTCGTGCTGCAGCCTCTGTCCCCGAAGAAGGACAATCCGACGCGGACCCCAACACGACGTCGCGCCGACTGACTCGCGGCTCGCGGACCAAGAAGTCGACTCAGGAACCTAGCAGTGACTTTGAGCCTGGCGAGGAGTCCGAGGATGCGGAGATGTCGGGTAGCGACAAAGCGAAGAACCAAGAAGATGACAGTCCCACGCCTCGAGGTCGCTCCAACCGTCGAGCGGGTCGCGTGTcgcgccgtggcgacgactcTGCAGACGAAGAGCCCGACTTTGATCTCGACGAACTCAATGAGGAAGCACGAGAGCTACGCCAGTCCTCTCGTCCTaggcgccgtcggcgcgagTCCCCCATTGCGTATCAAGAGCACTCAAGGCGGTCTCGAGCCAAGGTGAACTACTACATGCCGCCGCTCACAGCTGTCAACattgaggaggaggagataCAGGATCCGGCGCCGACTCCAtctcgctctcgccgcgctagaggaggcggcggtggcggctgggaTCGGAACCTGAACACGACCTACGGCCCctttggaggcggcggcggcggcggctccctTTTGGGCGGACCATGGGGCacaggcgctgctggaggcGCCGACtccgacagcagcgacgatgaGATGGTCCATCGATCGAGCGTGGCTGGCAACGTTGGAATGACGCCCACCTCTGCCGCCCCTGGCGGACTATTGCCTGGCGGTCAGGGACTCGCTGCCGAAGCCGTTGGCGCCACCCCTAATGTCGGTAAAATCAAGGATCGCAAGGCTCTGGCAGATGCCGACCCTCTCGGCGTGGACTTGAACGTCGACTTCAGCAAGGTCGGTGGCCTTCAGGGTCACATCGACCAGCTCAAGGAGATGGTTCAACTGCCACTCCTGTACCCCGAGCTCTTTGCCAAGTTCCACGTCACGCCCCCTCGCGGTGTCTTGTTCCACGGCCCTCCTGGAACTGGTAAAACGCTTCTCGCCCGTGCGCTTGCCAATTCGGTGGGCTCCGGAGGGCGAAAGATCTCGTTCTACATGCGCAAGGGAGCAGATGCGCTGAGCaagtgggtgggtgaggcCGAGAAGCAATTACGGCTTCTCTTTGAAGAGGCCCGAAAGACGCAGCCCAGCATCATCTTCTTTGATGAGATCGACGGCCTGGCACCAGTTCGATCTAGCAAGCAAGAGCAAATCCACGCCTCGATCGTCTCCACCCTGCTTGCGCTGATGGACGGCATGGATGGTCGCGGCCAGGTCATCGTGATTGGCGCTACAAACCGACCAGATAACATCGACCCTGCCCTTCGCCGGCCGGGGCGCTTTGACCGAGAGTTTTACTTTCCGCTGCCCGACATTGAAGGCCGTCGAGCAATCCTCGATATCCACACGCAGGATTGGGGCCTATCTGACCAGTTCAAGGCCTCTCTTGCGGAGAAGACCAAGGGGTACGGGGGTGCCGACTTGAGGGCGCTATGCACGGAGGCGGCTCTCAACTCCATCCAGCGCACGTACCCGCAAATTTACTCGTCCCGCGAGAAGCTCATCGTTGACCCGGACAAGATCACCGTCCACGCGTCCGACTTCATGATGTCCATTAAGAAGCTAATTCCCTCGTCGGAGCGGTCTGCCACGTCTGGCGCCCAGCCGCTGCCAAGATCCGTCGAGCCCTTGCTTCGTGCCCAgttcgccgaggccaagcgcGTCTTGGACCACTTGCTTCCccgcaagaagaagctgaCTGCCTTGGAAGAGGCGATGTACGAACAGTATcaggacgacgaccatggATTCGGCCGCGAGGTCATGCAGCAAGAGTTTGAGCGGTCGCGAGTTTTCCGACCCAGGTTCCTCATCTATGGAGTCCACGGCATGGGCCAGAGTTACGTTTCGTCGGCCATTCTTCACTACTTCGAAGGCCTTCACGTACAGAACTTTGATCTGCCGAGTTTGTTGGCAGATGGAAGG CCAATGGAGCAGGTGATTGTTGGTCTCTTCACCGAGGTTCGCCGGCACAAGCCGAGCGTCATTTACATCCCCAACATTGACGCCTGGTATGCGACCTTGAATGGTACCGTGGCGTACATCACCTTCCAAACAATGCTCAAGTCGATCCAACCCACGGATCCAGTCTTATTGTTGGCGACCGCGGAGTGCGAGAAAGGGGGGCTATCGGCCGAGCTTGTACGTGACTTTTTCGGATACGCTCGCAAGAACAAAATGGAGATTGGCCGTCCAGAGAGG TCTTATCGAATGGAATACTTTTCCACGACCCTTGAGTAcgtcaagaagaagccaGCAGAGTTCCCAGATCCGGAGAATCGCAAGAAGAGGGTCTTGGAGGAACTGCCAATCGCTCCCACCATTCAAAGCAGGCCGCCTACCAAGGCAGACATGAAGGCCGCGCAGAAGAGGGACCACCAGCTGCTGAACGGCCTCAAGATCCAGCTGCAGCCGATCATGGATCAGATCAACCGGCGGTACAAGAAGTTCCGACAGCCGGTCATCCCCCAAGCGCAGATTGAGTACCTCTTCGCCGAGTCGGACCCCAATTTTGTGCGGCCAGACATCGCGGGCAGCGAAGTCCGACCTTTCGAGATCGTCAAGGATAAGCATGGCAACGACGTGCTGCGCGACACGGCCACAGGCAAATGCTACTACAACTTGGAGACGACAACcatcgaggagcgcctgTCCAACGGCTTTTACGCGCGACCCAAGGACTTTTTGTTCGACATCAAGGCCCTTGCCAAGGACGCCAGAAACATCGGGGATAAGGAGCGCACGCTCAAGGCAAACGAACTTCTCAGCAATGTGGAGGTGGACGTGGCCAGCATCGAGACCAGCACAGCGCATATCGACTGGGAAGGGCTGTATCAAcgccagctgcagcgcgcgaAGCTCGCAGCAGAGCGAGAACGCAAGCGGGCAATGATGCAGACGATCACTGACAGGTTCCAGTCGGAACAGGCGGCTGGCAACGACAGCGACTCGCAGGGCCCAGTGACGCTTGGCGAAGCAGTCCCCGGGGCGCGGACCATGGCCCGATTCCAGCTACGTAGCCCGCTATCGAACGGCCACGGCTTGtccgtcgagcaggcccagGAGTCGCATGCGCTGAGCAATGGTACATCCAACCAGACGGACGGCCCGGCCGGGCCCAAGGACGTGGACGTGCAGATGAGTGGCGTGGAGGACACTCAGGATGCAACGCAGACACCGGCCATgggcccgccggcgaggtcggcggaCCAGTCTGTTGCGGCTCACACGGGAATGACTCAGATCTCGCAAAAGTCGGCCGTCACCTCGCTGCCCCCCGGCGTTTCCCCATCCGCCGTCATCAATGAGGCATCAACGACTAAGACATCAGATCCGTCGACGCACCGGTCGTCCAACTGGAGCACCCAGCTCACGAACGGGACTCATGGCGACCGACGCAATAGCGGCCATGACAACGAGGTCGACATCCCCGACacgctgccgttgccggtCCAGAGCCAGGCTACATCAAGTGACGAGGTGTGGCCACACTCGCAGGCTCAGGGCATGGCGCGGGGCGACGTTGCTCCCAGCGTCACGGGATCATCTCAGTCGCAAGCTCGTCCAGCAGACTCAGGGTTCCGCATCGCAGGCacccatcctcctccatcgcAGGACACACATGGCGAGGACTCCCACCTCGGGAactcgggctcgtcggcgtcccaGCCGCTCGCTGTCGATGGGGCCGTCGAGAGCTTCCTGGTCGAGGTAACAGACGGCACGTCTGGCTGCACCATCGAGCAGCTTGAACAGATCAACCGGGAGCTCATGGACGAGATCTGGGGCAGCCGGCACGAGTGGAACCGCATGAAGGTGTTGGGGCGTGTGACGAGAGTGTTCAACGATACGATTGGCGAGATGGAGATTACGCAGGGCATGGACCCCCTGAGCCAGGAGTGA
- a CDS encoding Dihydrofolate reductase (COG:H~EggNog:ENOG503P56D): MGGGRIDCYLDIASLFSYVAFVDLIGNLDTLAAHGVKVEFHPVFLGGIMQASGNRPPWMLPAKAKYLSHDSRRAMAARGITDWASPPNLMELARTQSPLRALHYIKANFPPAALHATLAALFRRFWAPPHANFTDDAVLAATLAEVVVVDDGGGNNNNPQDRRRFFSDEQVRAIMAARDGMKDSLKEETGRALELGAFGAPWIWVTNEAGKAEPFFGSDRFAQIYKHLGIAYQDVKILDPGAKL; this comes from the exons ATGGGTGGCGGGCGCATCGACTGCTATCTCGACATAG CCTCCCTCTTTAGCTATGTCGCCTTTGTCGACCTCATCGGCAACCTCGACACGCTCGCCGCACATGGGGTAAAGGTCGA GTTCCACCCCGTCTTCCTGGGCGGCATCATGCAGGCCTCGG GGAACCGGCCGCCGTGGATGCTcccggccaaggccaagtaCCTCTCGCACGActcgcgccgcgccatggccgcgcgcgGCATCACCGACTGGGCCTCGCCCCCGAACCTCATGGAGCTCGCCCGCACCCAGTCgcccctgcgcgccctccaCTACATCAAGGCCAActtcccgcccgccgccctgcacgccaccctcgccgccctgttCCGCCGCTTCTGGGCCCCGCCGCACGCAAActtcaccgacgacgccgtcctcgccgccaccctggccgaggtcgtcgtcgtcgacgatggcggcggcaacaacaacaacccccAGGACCGGAGGAGGTTCTTCTCGGACGAGCAGGTGcgggccatcatggccgctAGAGACGGCATGAAGGACTCCctcaaggaggagacgggcagggccctcgagctgggTGCCTTTGGCGCCCCTTGGATCTGGGTCACCaacgaggccggcaaggcggaGCCCTTTTTCGGCAGCGATCG TTTTGCACAGATTTACAAGCACCTTGGCATTGCGTATCAAGACGTGAAGATTCTGGATCCGGGAGCCAAGCTGTGA
- a CDS encoding uncharacterized protein (EggNog:ENOG503P20V~COG:Q): MAPASSRRQQQQPVALVVGASRGIGRQVAIDLAKNGYAVVVAAKTVSDPSKLNDDPFPPNPNSPASTITTVAREITAAGGVATAIPVDVRSEQSVNDLVARTVEAHGRLDALVYNSGAIFWASVADTPLKRFQLMQRVNPEGLYAVVQAALPHLRRAPVPSSLPGGDGAAGGVVGGGRIVVVSPPIYSRFFRGKTAYAMGKVGMSVLTKGLAMDLLREGERSSGMAITSIWPAVAIESAATAQFTKADPSEAKDLRRATIFSDAILAILRAPPSVVNGELLLDEDFLRDHAGVSDFAKYSVVSGSNPRRIMPAKLPDLTVAEQDDEGKRHDSTKKSRL, encoded by the exons ATGGCCCCCGCGTcgtctcggcggcagcagcagcagcccgtcgccctcgtcgtcggcgcctccCGCGGCATCGGCCGCCAGGTCGCCATTGACCTCGCAAAGAATGGCTACGCAG tcgtcgtcgccgccaaaaCCGTCAGCGACCCCTCcaagctcaacgacgaccCCTTTCCTCCGAACCCcaactcgcccgcctccaccatcACTACCGTGGCCCGCGAAATCaccgcagccggcggcgtcgcgacCGCCATCCCCGTCGACGTGCGCTCCGAGCAGAGCGTcaacgacctcgtcgcccgcaccgtcgaggcccacggccgcctcgacgccctcgtctaCAACTCGGGCGCCATCTTCTGggcgtccgtcgccgacacgcCCCTCAAGCGCTTCCAGCTCATGCAGCGCGTCAACCCCGAGGGCCTCTACGCCGTCGTTCAGGCCGCCCTCCCTcacctgcgccgcgccccggtGCCCTCTTCCCTTcccggcggtgatggtgccgcgggcggcgtcgtcggcggcggtcgcatcgtcgtcgtcagcccgCCCATCTACAGCCGCTTCTTCCGTGGCAAGACGGCCTACGCCATGGGCAAGGTCGGCATGAGCGTCCTGACAAAGGGCCTCGCCATGgacctgctgcgcgagggcgagcgctcCAGCGGCATGGCCATTACCAGCATCTGGCCCGCCGTC GCCATCGAGTCCGCTGCCACGGCGCAGTTCACAAAGGCCGACCCCAGCGAGGCCAAAgacctgcgccgcgccaccatcttctccgacgccatcctcgccatcctccgcgccccgccctccgtcgtcaacggcgagctgctcctcgacgaggactttCTCCGCGACCACGCTGGCGTCTCCGACTTCGCAAAGTACAGCGTCGTCTCCGGCTCCAACCCCCGCCGCATCATGCCCGCCAAGCTACCCGACCTgaccgtcgccgagcaggacgacgagggcaagcgCCACGACAGCACCAAGAAGTCGCGGCTGTAG